AATTCTAATGGCTTCAAATTCATCAGCCTCAATATTGTTTGTTGTAATCTCTTTCATGGTAATACCTCTTGGCTTATATACAATTTCATTTTCTAAAAATCGGCAACACCTTTTCTTTTTACCTCTCATAATCCCCTCCATTTTTGTGCATATGCACATTTAAACTTTAATATATTTTAAAAGATTTGTCAATGGCTTTTATTTAAGTTGCATTTTGGATATAAAGTGAGTAAACTATATTTAAAGAGAATTAGTGCACATAAATAATAAATTAGGGCAGGTGTAAAATGGAAAGAAAGTACTATGAATTATTATCGAATAGATATAAAAATATAGGTGAAGTCACTAGTGAAATTATAAATTTAGAAGCTATACTGAACCTTCCTAAGGGGACAGAACACTATCTGACAGACCTTCATGGAGAATACCACGCTTTCAGGCATTTGGTGAAGACGGCCTCGGGAAGTTTGAAAATAAAGGTAGATGAACTTTTTGGAGATATACTTTCCTTGGAGGAAAAACATAATTTTTCTAAATTAATTTTTTATCCTGAAAAGATATTGGAAGGATTAAAATTGAATGAATATGAAAAAGCTCATTGGTACAGGGTATCTATAAAAAGGATTATATCTATATTTCGATTAGTGTCGTCTAAATATACCAGATCCAAAGTAAGGAAAGCATTACCCGATGAATATGCCTATATATTGGAGGAGTTTTTGACACTGAACAGCAAGGACTTTAATAAAGAGGAATATTACTCTCAGATCATATCTACAGTAATAGAGTTGGAGATAGCAGATGATTTTATAATAAAAACTGTTAATCTGATCCAGCAGCTGTCGGTAGATAAACTGCATATTTTAGGAGATATATATGATAGGGGAGCAGATCCCCATAAGATTATGGATAATCTAATAGGGCATCATGACTGCGATATTCAATGGGGGAACCACGATATATTATGGGTAGGAGCATCCAAGGGTCATCTTGCCTGCGTGGCCAACGTTCTCAGAATATCTCTTCGATATAGTAATTTAAAAACTTTGGAGGAGGGATATGGGATAAACTTACTCCCTCTAGGCAGGTTTGCTATGGAAACTTATGGGGGGGATCCGTGTAAAGAGTTTTTACCTATAGCCAATAGTGATGAATTGTTTAATGAGAAGGAACAGTATGTAAGGGGACAGATGCATAAAGCTATAGCTATTATTCAGTTTAAATTAGAGGCTAAAGTTATTAAAAAAAGACCGGAATTTAATATGGAAAATAGGATGCTTTTAGATAAAATAGACCAGACTAAGGGAACAATTACATTAAATGGAAAGGAATATAAATTAACCAGTAATAATTTTCCTACAATAGACCCGAAAGATCCCTATAAATTAACAGAGAGGGAGGAAGAGGTAATAAAGAAGATAGCTAAATATTTTAAAAAGAGCGACAAGCTGCAAAAACATATCCATTTTTTCTTTTCCAATGGAAATATATATTTAAAATATAACAATCAGCTGATGTTTCATGGTTGTATTCCAATGGATTCAGAAGGAACTTATAAATGTTTTAATATAGAAGGGGAGGAATACTGCGGTAAGGAGCTCATGGATAAATTTGAAAAGTTAGCTCGTAAAGCTTACTTTAAGGGAAGTGAAAAAGATTTAGACTGGTTCTGGTATATGTGGACAGGAGAATATTCACCTCTTTTTGGGAAAGAGGAGATGAAAACTTTTGAAAGGTATTTTATCAAAGAGAAGGAAACTCATAAAGAGAAGAAGAACCCATACTATACATTGAGAGAAGATGAAGGAATAATATTAAAACTTATGGACCATTTTGGAGTTTTAAAAGAAAATGGTCATGTTATAAATGGTCATACACCTGTGCTGGCTAAAAATGGAGAACTGCCTATAAGGGCAGGTAAAAAATTGTTAGTGATTGACGGTGGGTTATCCAAAGCCTATCAATCGAGTACCGGGACTGCAGGATATACTTTAATCTATAATTCTTATGGACTCAGATTAGCTTCTCATAAACCATTTAAAAATATTGAAAAAGCCATTGAAGATAGTCATGAGATAATATCAGTAATACAATTAGTGGATAAGGCAGAGAGAAAAAAAGTTAAAGATACGGAAACAGGAGAGCTTCTCATAAAGAGTTTGAAGGAGTTAAGGGTTCTTTTGAAGATGTATAGAAACGGAAGTTTGATAGGAAGATATTAATGTACACTTATAGTTGGAAAAAAATGACAAAAAAAGGTCAAAAATTAATAAAAAAGGTTGACTTTTACCCGACAAAAGATTATTATATGATCAAAGATAGGTTGATAAAATAATTACAAGGTATTTGTGAACACTAAAAAAGGAGAATTTATGAATTTATCTGAAAGACAATATAGAATAATAGAAATTATTAGAATGAATGGTTCGATTACAGGAGAAAAAATAGCAAAGGTTTTAGGAGTTACAAGATCAGCTCTGAGAACGGACTTTTCTTTTTTAATAAAATCAGAGATTATAAAATCTAAAACTAAGGTAGGATACAGTTTGAATCCTCAAAAGCCTAAAAAAATAGATAGTTCTTCATTGAAAGATATAAATGTAACAGAATTTATAGGAGAAGCTTTGATCCTCTCGGAGAAAAATTCTATCCATGATGGAATAGTAGAAATTTTTACAAGAGATTCAGGGACAATCTATATAACCAATGGAGATTTACTTTCTGGTGTGGTTTCTAGAAAAGATCTACTTAAAGCAGCTATAGGAGGGATGGATCTTTCGTCTCTGCCAATCAGCTTGATAATGAGCAGAATGCCGAATATACACTTTTGTACTACAGATGCTACATTGTTTGAAGCTGCTGAAATAATTGTAAAAAAAGAGGTAGATTCCCTGCCGATAGTTGAGTATTCTAAAGAATTAAATGGATATAAAATTGTAGGGAAGATTTCGAAAACGGATCTAAGTAAGGTTTTGTTTGAGACTTTATTATAGTTGACGTAGGTAGCAGGAGGGATTTCTATTATTGATATATATTTTATTAAAGATGACGCTATAGTGGACTCAGAAGTTATCTTAAAAGTAATTAAAGATGAATTGAATCGGGAAGATTTTAAACTAATACAGATAACCCAGAAAGAATTTGAAAAATTAGAAGTTATAAATTCTCAAAATTTAGTTTTTTACAGTTTAAAAGATAAAAAACAGCTTCGAAAACTAGAAAAGTTTTGTATAGAAAAAGACATAACATATTTTGATACTTTTAAAATTTTAAAATATGGATTTAAAAAATTATTTAAAAAATCTAAAGCAAATTCATTTAAGAAGATGGATGAAAAGTATTTTAAACGTATTGAGGCTATGGAATTTGCAGTAAAGTATGACGATGGAAAGATAAGCCGGGGAATATTAGAAGCGGATCTTCTGATTGTGGGTTTATCCAGGACATCTAAAACACCCCTGTCAATCTATTTAGCCAATAAAAGTGGATTAAAGATAATAAATATACCATTGGTTCCAGAAGTACCTATTCCAAAAGAGATCTTTGAGGCAACTCAGGTAATTGGGTTGACCATATCTATAGATAAGTTAAACAAGATAAGAGAAGAAAGGTTAAAAACAATGAAAGCAGAGGAGAGAGCATCTAGTTATGCATCCTTCGGAAGAATATTGGAAGAATTGGATTATTCAGACAGTATAATGAAAAAATTACGGTGTCCAGTAATAGATGTATCACAAAAAGCCATTGAAGAAACGGCAGAGATCATCTTAAAATTAATAAAAGCATAATACTCAAGGAGGATTAACTCATGAAAAAATTTATTTATTCCTTTAACGACGGTGGAAAGGAAATGAAGTCTTTATTAGGAGGAAAAGGTGCAAACCTTTCTGAAATGACTAAATTAGGATTACCAATTCCACAAGGATTTGTTATAACGACAGAAGCTTGTATGAAATACTATGAAGAGCAAAAAAAAGTATGGAAGGGCTTAAAGAAAGATATAGAGCAAAACTTAAAGAACTTAGAGGCCGTGACAGATAAAAAATTTGGAGGAGATAATCCACTTTTTGTTTCAGTAAGATCTGGTGCTGCCATATCTATGCCTGGAATGATGGATACAATCTTAAACTTAGGTTTAAATGACAAAACATATAAGTTACTTGCAACGCAAACAGGAAATGAAGAGTTTGCATTTAATAGTTATAAAAGATTTATACAAATGTTTTCGGAGGTAGTATATGGAATTGAAAAGTACAAGTATGATTTACTTGAAAAAGAACTTGAGAAGAATGGAACTAAAAAAGAAACTTATATTAAAGAATATAAAAAACTCTTCAAATCAGAAGTAAACTTTAAGTTTCCAGAAGATCCAATGGACCAACTGTTAGCAGCAATCGAAGCAGTATTTAGCTCTTGGAACAATCCTAGAGCTATCTACTACCGTAATTTAAATAATATCCCACATGATATTGGAACAGGAGTTACAGTTCAATCTATGGTATTTGGTAATATGGGAGATACTTCAGGTACAGGAGTAGTATTTACTAGAAATCCATCTTGTGGTGAAAATAAATTGTTTGGTGAATTTTTAATCGATGCTCAAGGGGAAGATGTAGTAGCAGGAATAAGAACTCCAAAAAAGATAGAAGAATTAGAAAATGTAATGCCTGAAACTTATAAAGAGTTAATAGATCTATGTGGCCTTTTAGAAGATCACTATAAAGATATGCAGGATATAGAATTTACTATTGAAAATCATAAATTATACATCCTTCAGACAAGAAATGGTAAGAGAACTGCAAATGCGGCTATAAAAGTAGCTACAGATTTAGTTAATGAAGGTATAATAACTAAGGAAAAAGCTATAATGATGATAGAACCTGAGATGATCTCACAGTTACTACATCCAACATTTTCAGAAGAAGAGTTATCAAATTCAGAAGTTTTAGTGACTGGATTAGCTGCATCACCAGGTGCTGCAACAGGAAAAGTATACTTTAGTTCAGAAAAAATAAAGGAAAATAATGGCGGAATCTTAGTAAGATTAGAAACTTCACCAGAAGATATTGAAGGAATGAATATAGCAGATGGAATATTAACTGTTCGTGGAGGGATGACTTCCCATGCAGCAGTAGTTGCCCGTGGAATGGGTAGATGCTGTATCTGTGGATGTGGATCACTTGACTTAGATGAAGAAAGAAGAGAATTTAAAGTAGGAAATATCACGGTCTCTGAGGGAGAATGTATATCATTAAATGGAAGTACAGGAAATGTATACTTAGGTGAGCTTAATAAAAGTGACTCTGGATTAACAGATGAATTTAAGATGATCCTGGATTGGTCTAGTGAAATTGGAGCAATGAAGGTTTTGGCAAATGCTGATACACCTTTAGATGCCAAAGTTGCTTATGACTTTGGAGCAAATGGAATAGGTCTTTGTAGAACTGAACATATGTTTTTCGAGGAAAAAAAGATAAATCATGTTAGAGAGATGATCTTAGCTGAAAATAGTCACGAAAGAAAGATAGCTTTAGAGAGTATTTTACCTCTTCAAAGACTTGATTTTAAAGGAATATTTGAAGCAATGAAAGGGAATTCTGTAACAGTAAGATTGATCGATCCTCCACTACATGAGTTCTTACCAAGAGAGATAGAAGAGAAATTAAAGTTAACAGAATCTATGGGAATTACCATGGAAGAGATAGATAATAGAATGTTAAAGTTAGAAGAATTAAACCCTATGCTGGGTCATCGTGGGTGTAGATTAGGAATAACTTACCCTGAGATCTATGAGATGCAGTCTAGAGCAATCATTGAAGCTGCGATAGAAGTTAAAAAATCTGGAATCGAAGTGAAACCTGAAATAATGATTCCATTAGTAGGAAAAGTAGAAGAACTTGGATACTTGAGAGATAGATTAGTATTAATAGTAGATGAAGTAATTGAAAACTCAGATATAGATATGGAATATAAAATAGGAACGATGATAGAAGTTCCTAGAGCTTGTGTTACAGCTGATGAGATTGCAGAAAAAGCAGACTTCTTTAGTTTTGGAACGAATGACCTGACTCAGATAACTTTTGGATATTCAAGAGATGATGCAGGAAAGTTTATCTCTGACTACAGAGAAAAAAATATCTTAGATGCAGATCCATTTGAAACTATAGATATAAAGGGTGTAGGAAAATTGATGGAGATGGCAGCAACTTTAGGTAGAGCAGCAAAGAAAGGTCTTAAGATAGGTGTTTGTGGAGAACATGGAGGAGATCCAAAAAGTATTGAATTTTTCCACTCAATCGGTTTAGCTTATGTAAGTTGTTCACCATATAGAATACCTATTGCTAAATTAGCAGTAGCGCAGAACACTATAAGAGGAAGAAATTATTCTTTTTAAAAGATAAAAATGAAATTTATTTGTCATTTAGATATATTTATGATAGATTATAGAAAAGCAAGGGAGCTGTAACGGCTGAGAGGAGACAAGATAGTCTCGACCTTTAACCTGATCTAGGTAATTCTAGCGTAGGAAGTGATAAAATAATATTTTATTGTTAAAGATGCCTTTGTTTAAGGCATCTTTTTTTTGTAGTTTGGGAAATTATACCCGCAAGAGCATCACAAAAATGCTAGTAGTTCACTTTGTAAACATAGAATTTTGCGATAAGGTTTATGGAGTAAATAAAAAATAATAAAGATCTAGATTATGCCTGTTTGGATGCAACATCATGTTGCTTTTTGTTTTATAAAGAGATTTGGAGGAAAAATGGAAGGAATTATACAGATGAAAGATGAATTGAAAAAAGTAAAGGAAAATATAGAGAAGAACAGACCCCTAGTACATAATATTACAAACTATGTAACGGTAAATGATTGTGCTAATATTCAATTAGCTTTTGATGGAAGTCCCATCATGGCAGACAGTATTTTAGAGGTAGAAGAGGTTGTATCAGTATGCAGCTCCCTGGTAATAAATATAGGAACGATAAATGAAAGGACTATAGAATCAATGATAAGAGCGGGAGAAATGGCTAATATTAAAGAAATACCAGTAATTTTAGATCCTGTAGGTTATGGGTTTACTAAGTTAAGAACTGATGGGGTAGATGAGATATTATCCAAGGTTAAGGTATCGGTAATTAAGGGGAATATCAGTGAGATTAAGGGATTGCTAAAGGGAAATAATGATATTAACGGAGTGGATGTGAGCACTGCAGATAAAGAGTTAACTAAGGAAGGTATCTTTGAAATAGCTAAAAAAGTATCAAAAGTACATAATTGTGTTGTTGCTGTAACATCAAAAGTTGATGTGGTAACAGATGGTAAAAGAGTTGTTTATCTGTCCAATGGGAATCATATAATGTCTGATATTACAGGAACAGGTTGTATGATTAGTGCATTATTAGGAGTGAGCCTTGGAGGGAATAAAGAAAATATATTTATGGGAACAACCTATGGAGTTGGAATGATGGGTGTTTGTGGAGAAATAGCTGCAAACTCTTTAGAAAAAAGGGAACTGAGTAGATTAAAAAATAATATATTGGATAAGGTTGGTTCTATAAAATTTGAAGAATTTATGGAAGTGTTGAATTATGAATACAACTAGAATAAAGAAGAGAGATCTTCTTCTCTATGGTGTTATTTCTAAAGGGGGTCTATCTTGGGAAGAATATTTTCAAAAGATTGAACAATCTATAGATGCTGGAGTAACAATAATTCAATTGAGGGAAAAAAATATGGATACCGATAGTTTTATTAAATTGGGAAAAAAAGTAAAAAAAATAACAGATAAAAAGGGCATCAAGTTAATTATCAACGATAATATAGGTGTGTGTAAGGAGATAGATTGTGAAGGGGTGCATATAGGTCAGGGAGATATCTCACCGACAGAGGCTAGAAAGATTTTGGGTGAAGATAAAATCATAGGTTTATCGATTCAAACAAGGGAACATCTAGATAAAAGTATAGACAGCGATATTGATTATTATGGGGTAGGAGCGGTGTTTGCAACTACAACAAAACTCGATGCAGACAATGTTTCGTATTCTGATTTAAAGGCATTATCTTTAGGTTCTAAAATTCCTATGGTGGCTATAGGAGGGATAAATAGATCAAATATATTAAAATTAGAAGGTACAGGAATAGCAGGGGTAGCGGTTGTATCAGCTATATATGGGGCAGAAGACACATACAAAGAGTCGAAGATACTCTTTAATTTAGCAAAAAAAACTTTTTTTAAAGGTGGAGGGAAAGAGATGAATACAGTATTAACTATAGCAGGAAGTGACTCTAGTGGAGGAGCTGGAATACAAGCAGATTTAAAAACTTTTACAATGCATAATACATTTGGAATGAGTGTAATAACAGCAATTACAGCACAAAATACAACTGGGGTAAGATCTATTCAAAATATAAATAAAGAAATAATAGAGGATCAAATAGATGCAGTATTTGAAGATATATATCCCATGGCAGTAAAGATAGGGATGGTATCTAACACAGAGATAATAAAAATAATTTCAAAAAAATTGAGAAACTATGATGCAAAAAACATAGTTTTAGATACAGTAATGGTATCAACAAGTGGTCATACTTTGTTAGAAAAAGAAGCTAGGGAAACTCTTGTAGATGAATTATTGCCACTGGCTTCTATCATCACTCCTAATCTGCCGGAAGCAGAGATATTATGTGGGTTTGAGATAACTAATGAAGATGAGATGAAAAAAGCATGTCAAAAGATATCTAGTTATTATAAAGGCTATATCCTAATTAAAGGAGGGCACCTTGAAACCAGTAAAAAAGCAATTGATATACTTTACAAAGATGGCAAATATGAGATTTTTGAAAATGATTTTATAGATAATAAAAATACTCATGGGACAGGATGTACACTTTCTAGTGCTATTGCCGCTAACTTAGCTTTAGGAGGTAGTGTAGAAGAATCAGTGAAAAAAGCAAAAAATTACGTATACAGTGCAATTTCAAGTAAGATAGATCTTGGAAATGGGAAAGGACCAATTGATCATATGTATAAATTTAATTTAGGAGGGAAAAATTAATGTCAGTATCTAATATAGAACAAGAAAAAACATTACTAGAAGAACTAAAAGATGCGTGTAAGGATGTATGGCATGAGTATACCCATCCGGAATTTATAGATCAGCTTCAAGATGGAACATTGGATATAGAAAAATTCAGATATTATTTAAAACAAGATTACCTGTATTTATTACACTATGTAAGGTGTTTTGCATTGATGGCGTTTAAAGGGGAAAGCTTAGAAGAGATACAGTTTGCTCTAGAGGGTACACTATGGATAACAGAGGGAGAACTAGAACTGCATAGTCAGTATAAAGAGTGGGGGATAGAGAAACATGAATTAGAAAGTTCTGAAGAATCTATAGAGTGTATTGCTTATACGAGATATATGAAAGATGTTGGGGCGAGTGGTGACTACCTGGATCTAATGATTGCTATTGCTTCTTGTTATATTGGATATGGAGAAATAGGACAAAGGTTGCTGGCAGATGAAAAAACAGTGTTGGAAGGAAATCCATATAAAGAGTGGATCCATATGTATGGAGGAGAAGGTTATCAGTCTTCTACGGTTGAGTTTGTAGAAAAATTAAATAGTTACGGTAATGGTATAAGTCATAAAAAATTAGAAAAATTAAAAATTATATTTAGGGAAGTAACAAGATTAGAGGTAGCTTTTTGGGATATGGGGATGAGAGGAGATAAAAAGATAAAATAGGGAAAGATAAAGTTAAAGAAATTATTATTAAAAGGTTGGGAGGGGAGTAAAATAATAAAGAATAAGCTAAATATGAGAGAGATAGTAGTTATGGCGGTGCTATCGATGGCATATGCAGTTATTTATATTGGTGGTGTAGGAGCTTGGGGAATATTTAATGCAATATTTGGGCCTATTGGAACAGATATAGTATACGGTATCTGGTTTATGTCAGCAGTAACAAGTATGTATATAATTAGAAAACCAGGGTGTGCATTCCTTGGTGAGATGATGGCGGCGATGTCAGAGGTTTTACTAGGAACACCAGTAGGAGTAACGATGTTAATAGGAGCAGCAATTCAAGGGGCCTCTAGTGAATTAGCATTTACGATAACAGGTTACAAGAAATACAATACGTTTGTTTTAATTTTAGCAGGGATATTTCCCAGTTTAGGAACATTTTTATACTCATATATTATGTATGGATTTTCTCATTTACCGGTAAAAATGGTTGTTATGATGTTAATAATTAGAGTGATTTCTGGTGGTTTGATAGGAGGATATGGCGGTAAGATGGTAGCTGATACTCTAGCATCAACAGGTAGTCTAAACACATTTTCACTGGGAAGAGAAAGGAGGATAAAAATAAATGGCTAGGGTAGAATTAATAAATTTTAGTTTGAAATATTATGGACATAAGAAGGAAACACTTTCAAATATCAATTTAAGTTTTGATACTAATGAAAAAATACTCCTGCTATCACCTAGTGGATATGGAAAGAGCAGCCTTTTACTTTGTCTTCTTGGGATTATTCAAAGAAATAATCTAGGAGAAGTAAAGGGAAAGATTAGAATTGATGGCACAGATATAGAAGAGATGTCTCCTATAGAGATAGCCAAGAATTTTGGAATAGTTTTTCAAGATCCAGAGAATCAATTTTGTACAATGTATCCTGAAGATGAGATAGCTTTTTCATTGGAGAATTTTTGTACTCCTTCAGAGAAAATAGGGGAAAAAATAGATAAAGTATTAGAGCAAGTAAAAATGAAAGATAAAAAAAGAGAGATGTTATCTAATCTTTCAGGAGGAGAGCAGCAAAAAGTTGCCATAGGTTCTTCATTAGCAGTAGAAAGTAAAATGTTGCTGTTAGATGAACCTACAGCAAATTTAGATACCTTAGGAAGGTGTGAAATAAATGAATTAATAACATCTCTTGATATTGGGTACCTCCTTGTAGAGCATAATTTTGAAGAATGGTTAGATAGAATAACAAGGGCAATTGTTATAGATAAAAATGGGACTATAAGAGTTGATAGTAGTGGAAAAGATTTTTTAGATAAAAATAGTGATATTTTAATAGAACTTGGCTTATCTAAAAATACAGAAGAGGATAAAAGTATCTGTAATAAGATGTCTTCGAATAAAAGTGATAAACTTTTAGAAATAAAAAAATTAAATTTTAAATATGCAGAAAAAACCATATTAAATGATCTTTCCTTTGATGTAAATTCAGGTGAAATTGTAGCACTATTAGGAAAAAATGGAGCTGGAAAGACTACTTTATCTAAAATTTTAGGTGGAATGGAATCGAGATTTAATGGTGAAGTATCTTACAGGGGTAAAAATATTAAAAAAATGTCAAAAGAAAAACTATATAGTGAACTAACTTATGTTTTTCAAAATCCTGAACACCAATTTATAAAAGATTCTGTAAGAGATGAGATAGAACTCTTTAAGGAAATTCATGGAGAAGAGATCTGTGTAGATACTATTTTAGACAAGTATAATTTAGAGGGGGTAAAAAATGAAAATCCATTTACTCTCTCTGGAGGCCAAAAAAGAAGGCTTTCAGTGGCGATAATGTTATCAAAAAAGCATAATGTATTAATCTTAGATGAACCAACTTTTGGATTGGATTATTATAATACTAGAGAATTGATGATACAAATAAAAGGTCTAGCTAAAAAAGGTATGGGAATAATTATAATTACCCATAATATGGAGATAGTAAAGGAATATGCAATGAAAGCACTGGTTTTAAAAGAGGGAGAAAATTCATACTTTGGATCAGTAAAAGAGTTGTTTGAAAATAGAGAATTTTTAGAAAAAGCAAAAATCATAGGAAAAAATACAAAACTTTGGAACGATGAGGAAGTGAAAAGATGTTTAGAGAG
This sequence is a window from Psychrilyobacter atlanticus DSM 19335. Protein-coding genes within it:
- a CDS encoding fructose-bisphosphatase class III, with protein sequence MERKYYELLSNRYKNIGEVTSEIINLEAILNLPKGTEHYLTDLHGEYHAFRHLVKTASGSLKIKVDELFGDILSLEEKHNFSKLIFYPEKILEGLKLNEYEKAHWYRVSIKRIISIFRLVSSKYTRSKVRKALPDEYAYILEEFLTLNSKDFNKEEYYSQIISTVIELEIADDFIIKTVNLIQQLSVDKLHILGDIYDRGADPHKIMDNLIGHHDCDIQWGNHDILWVGASKGHLACVANVLRISLRYSNLKTLEEGYGINLLPLGRFAMETYGGDPCKEFLPIANSDELFNEKEQYVRGQMHKAIAIIQFKLEAKVIKKRPEFNMENRMLLDKIDQTKGTITLNGKEYKLTSNNFPTIDPKDPYKLTEREEEVIKKIAKYFKKSDKLQKHIHFFFSNGNIYLKYNNQLMFHGCIPMDSEGTYKCFNIEGEEYCGKELMDKFEKLARKAYFKGSEKDLDWFWYMWTGEYSPLFGKEEMKTFERYFIKEKETHKEKKNPYYTLREDEGIILKLMDHFGVLKENGHVINGHTPVLAKNGELPIRAGKKLLVIDGGLSKAYQSSTGTAGYTLIYNSYGLRLASHKPFKNIEKAIEDSHEIISVIQLVDKAERKKVKDTETGELLIKSLKELRVLLKMYRNGSLIGRY
- the tenA gene encoding thiaminase II, whose translation is MSVSNIEQEKTLLEELKDACKDVWHEYTHPEFIDQLQDGTLDIEKFRYYLKQDYLYLLHYVRCFALMAFKGESLEEIQFALEGTLWITEGELELHSQYKEWGIEKHELESSEESIECIAYTRYMKDVGASGDYLDLMIAIASCYIGYGEIGQRLLADEKTVLEGNPYKEWIHMYGGEGYQSSTVEFVEKLNSYGNGISHKKLEKLKIIFREVTRLEVAFWDMGMRGDKKIK
- the ppdK gene encoding pyruvate, phosphate dikinase, whose product is MKKFIYSFNDGGKEMKSLLGGKGANLSEMTKLGLPIPQGFVITTEACMKYYEEQKKVWKGLKKDIEQNLKNLEAVTDKKFGGDNPLFVSVRSGAAISMPGMMDTILNLGLNDKTYKLLATQTGNEEFAFNSYKRFIQMFSEVVYGIEKYKYDLLEKELEKNGTKKETYIKEYKKLFKSEVNFKFPEDPMDQLLAAIEAVFSSWNNPRAIYYRNLNNIPHDIGTGVTVQSMVFGNMGDTSGTGVVFTRNPSCGENKLFGEFLIDAQGEDVVAGIRTPKKIEELENVMPETYKELIDLCGLLEDHYKDMQDIEFTIENHKLYILQTRNGKRTANAAIKVATDLVNEGIITKEKAIMMIEPEMISQLLHPTFSEEELSNSEVLVTGLAASPGAATGKVYFSSEKIKENNGGILVRLETSPEDIEGMNIADGILTVRGGMTSHAAVVARGMGRCCICGCGSLDLDEERREFKVGNITVSEGECISLNGSTGNVYLGELNKSDSGLTDEFKMILDWSSEIGAMKVLANADTPLDAKVAYDFGANGIGLCRTEHMFFEEKKINHVREMILAENSHERKIALESILPLQRLDFKGIFEAMKGNSVTVRLIDPPLHEFLPREIEEKLKLTESMGITMEEIDNRMLKLEELNPMLGHRGCRLGITYPEIYEMQSRAIIEAAIEVKKSGIEVKPEIMIPLVGKVEELGYLRDRLVLIVDEVIENSDIDMEYKIGTMIEVPRACVTADEIAEKADFFSFGTNDLTQITFGYSRDDAGKFISDYREKNILDADPFETIDIKGVGKLMEMAATLGRAAKKGLKIGVCGEHGGDPKSIEFFHSIGLAYVSCSPYRIPIAKLAVAQNTIRGRNYSF
- a CDS encoding ECF transporter S component, which encodes MREIVVMAVLSMAYAVIYIGGVGAWGIFNAIFGPIGTDIVYGIWFMSAVTSMYIIRKPGCAFLGEMMAAMSEVLLGTPVGVTMLIGAAIQGASSELAFTITGYKKYNTFVLILAGIFPSLGTFLYSYIMYGFSHLPVKMVVMMLIIRVISGGLIGGYGGKMVADTLASTGSLNTFSLGRERRIKING
- the thiD gene encoding bifunctional hydroxymethylpyrimidine kinase/phosphomethylpyrimidine kinase, with protein sequence MNTTRIKKRDLLLYGVISKGGLSWEEYFQKIEQSIDAGVTIIQLREKNMDTDSFIKLGKKVKKITDKKGIKLIINDNIGVCKEIDCEGVHIGQGDISPTEARKILGEDKIIGLSIQTREHLDKSIDSDIDYYGVGAVFATTTKLDADNVSYSDLKALSLGSKIPMVAIGGINRSNILKLEGTGIAGVAVVSAIYGAEDTYKESKILFNLAKKTFFKGGGKEMNTVLTIAGSDSSGGAGIQADLKTFTMHNTFGMSVITAITAQNTTGVRSIQNINKEIIEDQIDAVFEDIYPMAVKIGMVSNTEIIKIISKKLRNYDAKNIVLDTVMVSTSGHTLLEKEARETLVDELLPLASIITPNLPEAEILCGFEITNEDEMKKACQKISSYYKGYILIKGGHLETSKKAIDILYKDGKYEIFENDFIDNKNTHGTGCTLSSAIAANLALGGSVEESVKKAKNYVYSAISSKIDLGNGKGPIDHMYKFNLGGKN
- a CDS encoding CBS domain-containing protein, with translation MNLSERQYRIIEIIRMNGSITGEKIAKVLGVTRSALRTDFSFLIKSEIIKSKTKVGYSLNPQKPKKIDSSSLKDINVTEFIGEALILSEKNSIHDGIVEIFTRDSGTIYITNGDLLSGVVSRKDLLKAAIGGMDLSSLPISLIMSRMPNIHFCTTDATLFEAAEIIVKKEVDSLPIVEYSKELNGYKIVGKISKTDLSKVLFETLL
- the ppsR gene encoding pyruvate, phosphate dikinase/phosphoenolpyruvate synthase regulator, with the protein product MDSEVILKVIKDELNREDFKLIQITQKEFEKLEVINSQNLVFYSLKDKKQLRKLEKFCIEKDITYFDTFKILKYGFKKLFKKSKANSFKKMDEKYFKRIEAMEFAVKYDDGKISRGILEADLLIVGLSRTSKTPLSIYLANKSGLKIINIPLVPEVPIPKEIFEATQVIGLTISIDKLNKIREERLKTMKAEERASSYASFGRILEELDYSDSIMKKLRCPVIDVSQKAIEETAEIILKLIKA
- the thiM gene encoding hydroxyethylthiazole kinase, giving the protein MEGIIQMKDELKKVKENIEKNRPLVHNITNYVTVNDCANIQLAFDGSPIMADSILEVEEVVSVCSSLVINIGTINERTIESMIRAGEMANIKEIPVILDPVGYGFTKLRTDGVDEILSKVKVSVIKGNISEIKGLLKGNNDINGVDVSTADKELTKEGIFEIAKKVSKVHNCVVAVTSKVDVVTDGKRVVYLSNGNHIMSDITGTGCMISALLGVSLGGNKENIFMGTTYGVGMMGVCGEIAANSLEKRELSRLKNNILDKVGSIKFEEFMEVLNYEYN